The Triticum dicoccoides isolate Atlit2015 ecotype Zavitan chromosome 6A, WEW_v2.0, whole genome shotgun sequence genome has a window encoding:
- the LOC119315629 gene encoding probable BOI-related E3 ubiquitin-protein ligase 3 translates to MVDEKSLHQIILDTGHHQPAADQGFAAGASAATMPMSGPLPPPPLGLRLDGGQEMATNKRTRHQQSSMLGAAQAQQQPIVVDHNLRNHAEMVCTTSREQRQRYISMMISTVVARARKQLEAKDQEIKWIRSMNWALKECIRNLHIEAQAWRNVAQSNETVANVLRADLQQVLEQQAVRGSGSNDSEDTAGSCWGEKHMAFCREEQEEEEGETLGVEPRVTEVEMCKGCGQSAPVVLLLPCRHLCVCAPCAEATRVCPSCICVKTGSISVNFS, encoded by the exons ATGGTCGATGAAAAAAGTCTGCACCAAATtatcctcgacaccggccaccaccAACCCGCCGCGGATCAAGGGTTCGCCGCGGGTGCCTCCGCCGCTACAATGCCTATGAGTGGGCCTCTACCGCCGCCGCCGTTAGGTCTTAGGCTTGACGGTGGTCAGGAAATGGCCACCAACAAGCGGACGCGCCACCAACAATCGTCGATGCTTGGTGCAGCCCAAGCGCAACAACAACCGATCGTTGTCGATCACAACCTGCGCAATCAT GCAGAAATGGTGTGTACTACTTCAAGGGAGCAGAGGCAGAGGTACATCAGTATGATGATATCCACCGTGGTGGCCAGGGCGAGGAAGCAGCTCGAGGCCAAGGACCAGGAGATCAAGTGGATCAGGAGCATGAATTGGGCACTCAAGGAGTGCATCAGGAACCTCCACATCGAGGCTCAGGCGTGGCGCAACGTCGCGCAGTCCAACGAGACCGTGGCCAATGTTCTCCGCGCCGACCTTCAGCAGGTGCTCGAGCAGCAAGCGGTTCGTGGCAGTGGCAGCAACGACAGTGAGGACACCGCCGGATCGTGCTGGGGGGAGAAACATATGGCTTTTTGcagggaggagcaggaggaggaggagggtgagacatTGGGAGTGGAGCCCCGAGTGACAGAAGTCGAAATGTGCAAGGGGTGCGGGCAGAGTGcccccgttgtgctgctgctgccgTGCAGACACCTCTGCGTGTGTGCGCCATGCGCAGAAGCGACACGGGTATGCCCATCGTGCATATGCGTCAAGACTGGCAGTATCAGCGTCAACTTCTCGTGA